The following proteins come from a genomic window of Vanessa tameamea isolate UH-Manoa-2023 chromosome 6, ilVanTame1 primary haplotype, whole genome shotgun sequence:
- the LOC113393390 gene encoding uncharacterized protein LOC113393390 yields MLSTMREFIRITLVCVCAFLLAVHDGRCEDDSGSSEVTVESEAAGAKTEDQSERKEGKSFIPGSVRRTTTQSSANTTRDSQLLSLLAARRRQLLTGRLTSHINTIATLAHKPHKGNTTFAQLEIKDSNSSIVKKIIFDNSSNEAIAPTLRLVSREGNKEIRQEVKPHEIRHLFIPRVLYQENKSRAGFLNNRRKELINKTLVVDTTTENSIVYVPPEKLEGLDKEVELDPEEEFQVDESNHGLYLLNYSDTDNITQSHPNLNKIASTNEIKDNSKFNLDTTTLAYIQENEKITTLSDRQEKEEKVNTIANSTEIHKTRVDIVDNDKDKGNQTLFMSEEIYNHFRPLEKELPDEEMAPFIYFGQKLGGPGFNDNLTNSPFLSASTKSVNFIAAPTEKRKFNSRYSATEKYKNNSAGEEEINEDMDVSVVKNIIEKNKIRNTVKGPAPARHVGLVNAYRKYSSTTQSTPKPQSIALVNVTEPIVQNVTPENLDISKEISRLNSTILLKDPILNGSVTKDISTNKTNLTSSAPRNFTRTYFNLRRRPSRLTTLSSTENVLPETTNTTTTEKVSTSVYTAVVTSVSITSSIKGHNKTDYLAKDSDNNTVTESIEEIKNGTIPNTILLNETETTVFSSSTLRPSRHKIRIRTTTTEGPLNSKLSSTPVADTPKLTEPPLVSDRYISDFGQETTTSKISDRLATLFGLNNTNDNTTNGVTMRPKNKLRRRRPTTTTSTTTATASSTYASLTTTSIEAANTRPAVFLATTIPTTQTIDTTENVIKPFIVTSRTSSESSSKPSVLNKQTINYSNETAANNSTVQRDDSQNEDVVIEAEKTYTASYVLAGLGFLPVIAVVAFVLRNLLNKKTKEIDTEYEGYFDDGGDIKKESPITPVARPPIPTPTKPDQKWEFPRNKLRLQTLLGQGNFGQVWKAEADDLNGHDGLTRLVAVKTIKESASQKEKQELLHEIYIMQKIGTHPNVVTLLACCTEQEPYLLIMEYVMCGKLLTYLRERRSRPDRFSGSGALTSRDLTVFAYCVARGMDYIASKGIVHRDLAARNVLVDHNKLCKIADFGMSRSAGASARGGRGALPVRWMAPEALLYNVHSHHTDVWAFGILLWEIVTLGSTPYAAMSGREVLAAVAEGYRLERPPHCKPQLYHAMHACWHADPSQRPSFATLKAQLAELLDNEPAEGNYVDLDSFYQESSVYSDPSAIIHDDDGLSAEYDRERRCFRELQAGPPKFENRAFNLRDEELRNKFSIGTPRMGGFGIRDITFNERNFSDGEFNDRNFQEKNFPERNFTDKNFNDTNFTERKDGKLSTSSFHRERERDNPLVSRNSFNGFPRIGTRENHFQMTPEGRNKRVSEFECDI; encoded by the exons gcaGCGTACGGCGAACTACGACACAAAGTAGCGCGAACACGACCCGGGACTCGCAACTGTTGTCTCTTCTCGCAGCAAGGAGGAGACAGTTGTTGACAGGGAGGCTGACCAGTCACATCAACACCATTGCGACCTTAGCTCACAAGCCTCACAA AGGTAATACTACGTTCGCTCAGCTGGAAATCAAAGATTCGAACAGCTCCATTGTAAAGAAGATTATATTCGACAATTCTAGCAATGAAGCTATAGCACCGACATTGAGACTTGTCTCCCGTGAAGGCAATAAAGAAATACGACAGGAAGTAAAACCGCATGAAATAAGGCACTTATTTATACCCCGAGTATTGTATCAAGAAAATAAGAGCAGAGCagggtttttaaataatagaagaaaggaattaattaataaaaccctTGTAGTAGATACCACTACAGAGAATAGTATTGTATACGTCCCTCCAGAAAAATTGGAAGGGCTTGATAAAGAAGTTGAATTAGACCCTGAAGAAGAGTTTCAGGTTGACGAGTCTAATCATGGGCTTTATTTACTGAATTATTCAGATACAGACAATATCACGCAAAGtcatccaaatttaaataaaattgcatctactaatgaaattaaagacaattctaaatttaatcttGATACGACTACACTTGCGTATATTCAAGAGAATGAAAAAATTACCACACTATCAGATAGGCAGGAGAAAGAAGAAAAAGTTAATACAATAGCAAACAGTACTGAAATCCATAAAACAAGAGTCGATATTGTAGACAATGACAAAGATAAAGGaaatcaaacattatttatgtcaGAAGAAATTTATAACCATTTTCGACCTCTTGAAAAAGAATTGCCCGATGAAGAAATGGccccatttatttattttggtcaGAAGTTAGGAGGTCCGGGTTTCAATGATAATTTAACTAATTCTCCTTTTCTCTCAGCATCAACAAAGTCAGTGAATTTTATAGCAGCACCAACAGAAAAGCGAAAATTTAATTCAAGGTATTCTGCtaccgaaaaatataaaaacaatagcgCTGGCGAAGAAGAAATTAATGAGGATATGGATGTAtccgttgtaaaaaatataatagaaaaaaataaaataagaaacacgGTAAAAGGACCTGCACCAGCGCGTCACGTAGGATTAGTTAATGcatatagaaaatattcaagTACAACACAGTCAACTCCAAAGCCACAGTCGATTGCTCTAGTGAATGTAACCGAGCCGATTGTACAAAATGTTACGCCAGAAAATTTAGACATAAGTAAAGAAATCTCACGCTTGAATAGCACTATACTTCTAAAAGATCCCATTCTTAATGGAAGTGTCACAAAAGACATttctacaaacaaaacaaatctcACATCATCGGCTCCAAGGAATTTCACacgaacatattttaatttacgtagGCGGCCGTCTAGATTAACTACTTTATCTAGTACTGAAAATGTCTTACCTGAAACGACAAATACGACAACGACCGAAAAAGTTTCAACATCCGTTTACACTGCTGTTGTCACATCTGTATCAATAACTTCTTCTATAAAAGGTCATAATAAAACGGATTATTTAGCTAAAGACTCAGATAATAATACTGTAACTGAAAGTatcgaagaaataaaaaatggtacaattccaaatacaattttattaaatgaaacagaAACAACTGTTTTTTCATCTTCAACTCTGAGGCCGAGTAgacataaaataagaataagaacAACAACTACTGAGGGTCCTTTGAATTCCAAACTCAGTTCAACGCCTGTGGCTGACACTCCAAAACTAACAGAACCTCCTCTCGTTAGCGACCGATACATAAGTGACTTTGGACAAGAAACGACAACTTCGAAGATATCCGACAGACTAGCGACTTTATTTGGACTTAACAACACTAATGATAATACGACAAATGGAGTAACAATGCgaccaaaaaataaattgcgACGACGTAGGCCAACAACAACTACTAGCACAACTACTGCTACAGCTTCTTCTACTTATGCTTCTTTGACTACAACATCTATTGAAGCAGCAAACACCAGACCAGCAGTTTTCCTTGCAACTACAATACCCACAACCCAAACCATAGATACCactgaaaatgtaattaaaccTTTCATAGTTACATCGCGAACTTCGTCAGAATCAAGCTCCAAACCgtctgtattaaataaacaaacgattaattattcaaatgaaacgGCAGCTAATAACTCTACGGTTCAGAGGGACGATTCACAGAATGAAGACGTTGTTATTGAAGCTGAAAAAACTTATACCGCATCATATGTTTTAGCTGGTCTTGGGTTTCTTCCGGTCATAGCTGTTGTAGCATTTGTGTTACGAAATCTCCTTAATAAGAAAACCAAAGAAATCGACACCGAATATGAAGGCTATTTTGACGACGGTGGTGATATAAAGAAGGAATCACCGATAACTCCTGTTGCACGTCCCCCGATACCTACTCCAACTAAACCCGATCAAAAATGGGAATTCCCAAGAAACAAACTAAGATTACAGACTTTATTAGGACAAGGAAACTTTGGAcag GTATGGAAAGCTGAAGCAGATGATTTAAACGGTCACGATGGGTTAACACGGCTAGTTGCAGTGAAAACTATAAAGGAATCGGCTTCTCAAAAAGAGAAGCAGGAACTTTTACATGAAATCTACATCATGCAGAAGATTGGAACACACCCGAATGTGGTTACGCTTCTAGCTTGTTGTACAGAGCAAG AGCCATATCTACTTATAATGGAGTATGTAATGTGTGGTAAGCTGCTGACATACCTTCGCGAGCGACGTTCCCGGCCTGATCGTTTCAGCGGCAGTGGCGCCCTCACATCGCGAGACCTCACCGTTTTTGCATACTGCGTCGCGAGAGGCATGGATTATATCGCATCTAAAGGG ATTGTACATCGTGACTTGGCAGCTCGAAACGTGTTGGTGGATCATAACAAGTTATGCAAGATTGCGGACTTTGGCATGTCGCGTAGCGCGGGAGCGTCCGCACGCGGTGGTCGCGGCGCCCTGCCCGTGCGCTGGATGGCGCCCGAGGCGTTGCTCTACAACGTGCACAGCCACCACACCGACGTATGGGCTTTCGGCATTCTGTTGTGGGAGATCGTCACGCTTG GCTCGACGCCGTACGCGGCTATGTCGGGGCGTGAAGTACTGGCGGCGGTGGCGGAGGGCTACCGATTGGAGCGTCCGCCGCACTGCAAGCCACAGCTTTATCACGCAATGCACGCGTGCTGGCACGCTGATCCTTCACAGCGGCCCAGCTTTGCGACGCTTAAGGCGCAACTGGCGGAGCTGCTAGATAATGAGCCCGCAGAGGGTAACTACGTCGATCTGGACTCATTCTACCAGGAGTCCTCAGTCTACAGCGACCCGTCGGCCATCATACATGACGACGATGGGCTGTCCGCTGAGTACGACAGGGAAAGGCGGTGTTTTAGAGA attacAGGCGGGACCACCGAAATTCGAAAATAGAGCCTTTAATTTACGAGACGAAGAACTCCGAAACAAGTTCAGCATCGGGACACCGCGTATGGGAGGATTTGGAATACGGGACATAACTTTCAATGAGAGGAACTTCTCTGACGGAGAGTTCAACGACCGGAACTTCCAAGAAAAGAACTTCCCGGAGCGAAATTTCACCGATAAAAACTTTAACGATACGAACTTTACAGAACGTAAAGATGGCAAACTATCGACGTCTAGTTTCCACAGAGAAAGGGAGAGAGATAATCCTTTGGTCAGTAGGAACAGCTTTAATGGGTTTCCGAGAATTGGGACGAGGGAAAACCATTTTCAAATGACGCCAGAAGGTCGGAACAAGCGAGTGTCAGAATTTGAATGCGATATTTAA